In Lentisphaerota bacterium, the genomic stretch CGCGGTACGGCGTGGCCGAAGATCGTGACGAGTACCTGGCCGACAACATCTTCTGGGTGCCGCCGGAAGCACGCTGGCCCTATCTCCAGAAGAATGCGAAGCGTCCCGAGATCGGCACACTGGTGGACGACGCCCTGGCCGCCATCGAACGCGACAACAAGGTGCTCAAGGGCGTGCTCCCCAAGGACTACGCCCGCCCGGCGCTCGACAAGGCCCGCCTTGGGGAGATCATCGACCTGATCGCGACCATTGGCCTGGGTGACAAGCAGGCCCGCGAGCGGGACGTTCTGGGCCGGGTGTATGAGTACTTCCTGGGAAAGTTCGCTGCCGCCGAAGGAAAGCTCGGCGGACAGTTCTACACCCCGCAGTGCGTGGTCAAGTTGCTGGTCGAAATGCTCGAACCCTACAAGGGCCGCGTTCTCGACCCCTGCTGCGGTTCCGGCGGCATGTTCGTTCAGGCCGCCAAATTCGTTCAGTCGCACGCCTCCAGCAACGGCAACGGCAAGAAAGCCAAAGTCAGTCCCGCTGTCCGGCGTGAGATCTCGATTTACGGTCAGGAATCCAACAACACCACATGGCGGCTGGCGCTGATGAATCTGGCGATCCGGGGCATCGACGGGAAGATCGAATGGGGCGACAGTTTCCTCAACGACAAGCACAAGGACCTGAAGGCCGACTACATCCTGGCCAATCCCCCGTTCAACATGGAGGACTGGGGCTACTCGAAGGTGAAGAACGATGTCCGCTGGCGACGCTTCGACCAGCCCTCCGGCAACGCCCAGTTCTCCCTGCCGCCCGGCGGCGAACGCAAACGCAAGGACGGCTCGACGTTCGCGGTGGACGGCGGCAACGCCAACTATGCCTGGATTCTCCATTTTCTCCACCACCTCGCACCGCACGGCACTGCTGGCTTTGTGCTGGCCAATGGCTCGCTCACCAGCAACACCTCTGGCGAAGGCGACATCCGAAAGGCCATTATCGAGGCCGACATGGTGGACTGCATCATCGCTTTGCCCGGTCAACTCTTCTACACCACGCCGATCCCTGCCTGCCTCTGGTTTCTCACCCGGAACAAGGGGTCAGACAAGGATCATGGATTTCGCGCCCGGCATGGCGAGACACTCTTCATTGATGCCCGCAAGCTCGGTGAACTGACCGACCGCGTCCATCGTGAACTCACAGACGATGAAGTCGTGGAAATTGCCCGCACCTACCACGCCTGGCGTGGCGAACAAAACGCGGGAAAGTACGAAGACAAGGCTGGATACTCCAAGAGCGCCACGCTCAAGGAAATTGAAGCGCACGGTCACGTCCTCACACCTGGCC encodes the following:
- a CDS encoding SAM-dependent DNA methyltransferase, which produces MAKAPTSTSANLGFEDKLWAAADKLRGNMDASEYKHVVLGLVFLKYISDAFMEKYDLLGQETANPKSEYYVKEASARYGVAEDRDEYLADNIFWVPPEARWPYLQKNAKRPEIGTLVDDALAAIERDNKVLKGVLPKDYARPALDKARLGEIIDLIATIGLGDKQARERDVLGRVYEYFLGKFAAAEGKLGGQFYTPQCVVKLLVEMLEPYKGRVLDPCCGSGGMFVQAAKFVQSHASSNGNGKKAKVSPAVRREISIYGQESNNTTWRLALMNLAIRGIDGKIEWGDSFLNDKHKDLKADYILANPPFNMEDWGYSKVKNDVRWRRFDQPSGNAQFSLPPGGERKRKDGSTFAVDGGNANYAWILHFLHHLAPHGTAGFVLANGSLTSNTSGEGDIRKAIIEADMVDCIIALPGQLFYTTPIPACLWFLTRNKGSDKDHGFRARHGETLFIDARKLGELTDRVHRELTDDEVVEIARTYHAWRGEQNAGKYEDKAGYSKSATLKEIEAHGHVLTPGRYVGAEEIEDDGVPFEEKMAELSGELYEQMAEGVALDAAIRKNLEALGYGE